The genomic region CTAGTAGCTGCAAGAAAATTAACACTTAAAGCCTATACAAATTGCCATATGATACAAAGGttgaataagtaatattacagttaatgTCGCCATGCTCAATCATATTCTATTAATGGCCACGCATGTTGAAAATTGCTCTACAGCATAACTTCCACTGCAAAAAACTGCATTACAGTGACACTTTAAAAAGCACATAAATGCTCCTCCTAGGCTTTCAATTACCCAActagtgtaaaaaaaacaattgtttgcaATTACATACTGACAATCCAAAGGCAGATAAATCCATATACACCGCATCCTGCAACTTGATATATTGTGAAAGAAACTCCTTTAGATGTGCCATACTACTTTTCTAGATGGagatccttttttttattatgttatgtactgtTACCTAAAGCATATTGATGGATTGGTcggttgatttattgttttatggcacaaagcagctaggctatctgtgccaaacatccagtaaaaaggtaaaattaaagaaaatttagtaaaattcataaaaggaaattaacgtaacacaaaacaaagtttcaaaaaaacataaatagcataaaaccaatgcttacatctagtctacaacgttaagagaaaaactacagtaacacaagttgtaaaggactttctgtagcataattgtaattatcataactcaccaggaagattAACAAGTACATAAACCACCgtcagacacctgaagttggccttttcagtcctggttccgagttatttgacgttatggccattttcaaaaagtaaagtaatagaaattttaaaagacgtgtagcaaaattttaataataactcgccaggatgactaacggatagttcaaacagcagcgttaatcACCtcaagttgacctttccagtcctggtttcgagttatttaacgtttcggccattttctaatttcaaatcaaactagatggactttgattcttaaaaaggaatcacattaaaaaagttttaatgtataaattaaaaaacttaaatggcattaaaaagattaatggcctttaaaaaactaaaaactttaccaaggtggacagcTTTACCATCACCAATAGCACTGTCTAACGTTATATTgagcagttgcttgtataatacagtcagttactgctgccacatagtCGTCTATTGAAAGCTAAtaacagacaatggcaggatcaagttctgcgagagcagtgaaagagggccagtttgcctgatccagcttccaccggggcacacggGTCAGGTAGCATCGActatggccagtctctctcaagattataggaaaatgatcgcTACCTCGCGGATTATtgttaaccctccatgaaaaatgggagaataatgaaggggagcaaactaaGTGATCAATGACActgtacaacaaagtttttgcttcttgaacactgttgggtgttccttatagatttttggctgctgatcatgaaaatcacattcaAATTCGGCCATCATgtactgtttcatcgaaatcttcagtttcaccaggacattgctgcaATGAAAAACGATTTCAGGGCAACTGGATCCGTCAatacttgctgactactgttggacactgcaatatGATGCACCagatattgaatacaaacaaaaatcagaagAAGAAcgcttttaattatgttgaacttaatagcatgtTAGAAACaaaaacgcaattaaatatgttattgctaGTAAACAGTTaaatgtctatttctcagagtccctacgtgatgaagcaaaatcacctgtcacaatcagcaaaaccttttcaggaagcaaaacttttcaaaaaaattgttgtgctgTGTAACAGAAAGGACTAacttggtgcatgaaaataagtagaagaaccagtattgaaaacagaaatgttgtgatcagaaagcacacgctctcctatcaatatcagcacttccccagagggaatgataTACATTAAAGTCCCCCATAAtgagaaagggagacggcaactgttcaatgagagcatcaaggtctgattggtCATATGTCTCTCTagacaacaggtagagagaacacacagtgatggtatgacccaaaaaaacacagatggctacagcctctatGGATGTGTCGAGTTGCAAAGACAGTGTGGgcacaggctgtgtgatggacgagtgcatggaggggtggcactgttggttgatcagcatgtgcccacacTGTCATGTTTCCtctaaggaaagacatacagaatggtaggaagcaatcagtgtttcgATGTTATTCAGATTAGATCGTAAACCTCAACAGTCccactgtatcaaggtggccatttttacttatgtgtaggcgaattgtgtggagaacccttctgtttataacagtctttgttctttactgtctttattcaagggaggtctatccacatccatggatcctgccctggatcgatTGGGCAGGGctttgctgttggaagaagattccagcgactgagaacgtgaacaaataattgttttgcatcttggggtgggagaaaatgTACCAGAGGAAATGCCTGTACacaaaaccaaaggaagtggatcttgggatttgttggaatgtacgtaaggaacagagatggatgttgaggttgattcatcaacttttttaacaaaggaggtcaaaagacttttcatttgttttggaaatgattcttttggaggcacagagagatctgtctgcactcccactgtagtagtgaaacaaagtgcagcagcatacgtccgagatgaagtggtggacagcaactttcgagcctcaggataagtaatgttatgaatcattttcaaacgtcgcacctctttttcttccaaccatttagggcaagaatgaaagtaggataggtgagagccattgcaattgatgcaatgagggtccgtttcacactcataggcatcatggtccttgccactgcaacaaacACACGTCAAAGAatcacgacatgatgtcttcgagttactgaactgctgacactggaaacattcatgagaacattggtcagcaccataaCTCTATCTTTCCGAGTggatatacgcctcactgcagaaactccttgggtagagaaacaagcaagaatctctgactctgggatgttcttcaaatccctctcaacaataactccttgagatgaattcaaagtagcatgaggtgtaacctcaataggtatatccccaatggcctttgaatgcaacaggaattcattgtgttgagatgtggatgtttccaccaatatgtctccagactgaagcttctttactgactttggagaactagcaagtccctccagtcccttctgaataaaaaaggggaacatttaccctaaaggtttctctgaaagagaatgtaagatAAGAAAGTGAGgcacaacaggtggtacagatgttgaagattgctgctcagaaacatcaagacatggtcgtttactgatggactgtttttcactattttatttaaattttcatttggagcatacataataaaaaaagggaaatttcagtgcccactgaccctacacacaatggagccctacaaggggacggactaaaatgtcaaacaaagacactgcagtaatgccagggttttgtgaacactatacccaaacaccagcatcagatacaatgtccacaacacctgttgagaacttccaacacttgtacttgattgaccctagcccaagtggaccagctgactgacccaagggaattcaaagccaaagtaatgtgttggggttggacccctccACCACCAGGgccctctcctccccttcacgggtcgccatgcatggcaaacacgtggatggatgtttagatcccagaggaggtaaactgaaagaacagaacctatCCTGGGAAgtcccttcaccacgtacaggaattcacactGAGGGGAAGCATACTGATGCCTTTTGTTTTGATCTCATCTATCACCCAACACTGTTCCCTCCTTAACATGGCTGTGAtatgacttgttgcaagtctctttCGGAGTgttccaagttgatccatattcgtTTATTTTTCAATACATGAAGTCAGGAATATCCCAGTCTTGGAAATATTAAATCCCCAGTTTTAATACATCTTTATGTTCTGCATTTCTATTTTGTATTAGAAAGCAGCAACTTTTTGGTAACATCACACTACACCTAAGAAATGCCAAATGATGTCAGAATACAATTCTGATATGTGCCATTTCATCATGGCTTTATATATCAACCGTGGCTGTCATGTGATTTACTGATTTGcacattcaaaattattttaatttaacatactTCATCCTCTGTAAATACACAGGCAGTAGCACTGCCTATGTAGGTATGGCTCGGATGGTTCATCAAAATGGTATTTTATATAACTCCTCAATAAGTCACCAAAACTTTACAATGCtctacagtgtttccttttataacaatatcttcATAATGACTGAGTGAGTCACAAGGTCTAAGGTTGTCACTAAGCATCATAGGAAAAAGTTTTAGTTTCTCATTCTTATTCTTTATGATaactcaaaaactaaaacaatatcaTCAAACAATTTACCAGGGTGACATGGCTTGAAACATGATATCtgcatttatatgtatttattaagtagtagtaatttttaaaaatcataattatagtGTAAATGATGCTATCATTTCACCTGGAAGTTAGCTTTCTTAGAGAACTTTGATGCTCATTTAAAAAGCTTTGTTACAGgatgaaacaggaattatcaTCCAATAAGATAAGGAATAAATATTAGAATTTGAACCTCACTgcatttagaacttggttataaatacaactttcCTATGGCGATTGAAACACTGCCTCAAAAAAGTAACTAAATGTTGGGATGGCAAATATCAGTCGTTCAAAAACAATTCAAACAAGATAGTAAAGATGGCAGTTACATAATTCCTACATGACTAGTGGCACTGCCTATGTAGGCATGGCTCAAATTGTTCAAGAcatgaacaaaaaacaaacatttttgatgGAATGTCTGTAAAAGAAACTTAGGCAAGAATTAACATGCAGCAACATGTGTAACTATTCAATAACAATTGAGTCTAGTTTatcctatttttgtctgttaacattctattaCACTGTGTGCCTGTGCTATTATTAAAAAGATGATACAAATGCCACCTCTACTCTCTTTTTTTGCACcgtttttaaaggattgatattagtcatccctacatttacttcctctTTTtggaaagtttttctttacatgttgTGAACTCATAGGAATGTACTTACAGAGATACAAgaacaattataaaaacatttacattttgtaaataataatttattttttacattccaAAATCGTATCTTCATACACATGTTTTGATAATAGCCTTACTAGAAATGCATCTTGAACAAACCTGTTAATAAAAGCATTTCTATTAATCTAATTTAACCATCTTTTCTTACTTAAATTGTATCATCATAGCAATTTCTCATTGAATGTTGGCTACTGACTACTCTCTCATTCtttatacttataaaacaaatcacaagtttcaagtttatttattttcagggtACTTGTGAAGACTTGCTGCCCTCTACAGTTAGAAATCATTAAGAGAGGAAATTTTGAGTTCACCTTAACAACTTTTaactttcatattattatttttaaatattacaatcaCATAACTACACACATATTTATTCACACACAAGATTTAAATCCATAGCCCATAATCACTTGATAACAATGCAAAGACTgagattttttaaatgtaatgtatttgTTACAAGATTTGATACAAACACAGTatgaacaagaaacaaacattttttgatGGAATGTCTgtaaaagaaacttaaatttgttttttcacaaaacaaaactgaagatttaaaatattactattataaagttgtttcattttctttctacCTATCTGTAAAGTGTTtgaatgtataaattaatatattttcttaaactcTTAGTAACTACTTTTTCTTAAAAACTCAGACTACTCTGATATTTCTACTTTGTTCTGTAGCACACAAAAAATCTGAAGTGctttagaaacatttattaattgctaaatgaataacaatttaaataatttaaaagtctGTTACCTGTTATGTTCAGACACACTACTGAAAAGTACAAACCAAATTTTATACAACTGGGTTCTTTGTGAAATGtggaatttttaataaatgtaaatttttcaTTACTGatccacacaaacacactttttcTTGAATTCACTATAGTCTTTTCTATGATTGAAATAAGTATCATAATTAACCAAAATGGGAAGGAAaagtcacaattaatataaagaatgaaaaatgaaagaacagtTCAAACACAATGTAAATACACAGTATAAAGATATCTTAGTTAGCTAAATGTGACTCTTATatgcaaacaataaaaataatacacctATTATCTTCAAGTAAAAACTTTCAGTTGAGCATAGTGTGACGATCATAAATGTGTCGTCTCTGTTCCTGAACTTGTCGTTTCCACTTGTCTTGCTGTTGACCAACTCTGTTAAAGACTGTTGAAGTAGTAGGCTGTGGCTGAACTACTGGAGGAACAGGCTCTTCCTGAGATACAGAATTATAGTATTTAGTACAATCTATTTGATGTATATATTAGTTGAAATGGATTTTACATCAGTATAAAATTTATCTGAACATACTTTTGAATTATTAAGTGATTATATTAATCCTTTCCAACcagataataaattaataaaaataattaactcatAAACATTACCATATTGGAAATAAACACTTCAAATGTGAAGCATGTGCCCATTGAATGCAAATAACctgatttctttttatattcaaGGTGTGTAATGAAATAAGTAACATTCACTGTCATTACTCTTTTGTTATCTCATTtcataaaacaagtaattatcCTTAAAGAGAAATTTGTATTCAACAATTAGcccattttaacatatttatataacttgttttttttccctAATGAACACACCCAGTgtctttcaataaaaaatattttttattatttcaagcacaaacatgattattgcaagtagccatttggactatatcttttatttattatcaaaatttatttgtaccttactggaaattttcttttcacccctttcaagccctgggggaacaatttatcactttgttgtataggcctatataatatataataatttgggagttgcaacaagtcataatatttgtctataTGAGTGTATAGTCATAAgttatacaccaaaatcgtaatgattatgctcaaatcataatggttggcatctctgcaaatGTAATTCTGGTAAGGGTAGAGAAGaaatgacttctatattggagaaacaagtaaaaaaatggaaaccagattagaacacaaaaagtcaccttcacacgttttcaaacactgcaaatcaaataaacacaacaaaaccatagaaaacacccaaatactaaataaagaaacaaatacaaacaaatgcaaaattaaagctttacttatacaacaactcaagcccagaataaaccaatacaaagaaatacctttatacctacattaataaatatattcaacatctaagcacgccctctacattcctacactcaattacacaactgccttcaaacatgtggtcagctattggtcagtaacccttcctttctttgtgaacctgaagatgaccaaagagtgttgaaacgttgtttgctactctattagtgccttctctacccatacctgctgtttttaaatatataattttctctacaagtaggttttcttgtcatcacgaaatgCAATTCTGGTTTTATGCAGTTACATTTTGAGAAGGAGCACCCTTTCTCAGCCATGGACACACATAATATCAGGTACACATGAAGAGCTATGTTTACATTTGAAAAGATCATACCAGTggcaagtcaactacaatccaaaacccagccaccTGGCAGGAGTTAAAGAGGATCATACCTTCTTCACCTCAAATTCACGAGACCAGAAGAACCCAGCTGCCTCCCAAACTCATGAACAGAGCACATGTTAATATGGTAAATAAACAGAACAATCTGGAAACCCAACATCCACTATCAAGACAATGTCAACATAATGTAAACTCTCTCCCTAAAAAGTGAAATTGGTTGGAACCACCTGAAGCACATTATAATCCTCAGAACAGCAAAAGGGAAAGAATTATAACTATCTGTAATTACCTGTATGGTGACCCACAACACTGATGAAATACTAATGGAGGAGGAATATAGATATCTGTAATGCATGTATGTAAACTTATGTTAATTGGTTCTACTCTAAATCCAAAATCCGGCCACTGGTAACCCACAACTGATATCCACATGGAGGTAGGATAAGAGATCCCAATCAAAGGTGTGATCTGCAATTTTTATGTCTAATTcccatttgtttttatgtttcacatTCGAGGATATCACATCAACTACACTGGCAGAACACCACTGCCCTACTATCAACTGAATGGTTTTATAATCATTTGTGATTTCTGTTTGTACTTCATTAACCTATTCAGGAGGATGCCTCCATAATCCATAAACCCAAcagcttggaactggaaagtgatATGGACTCTcaaactccactagaagaaaaaagGGGTAAAATGTGATGGAGAAGCCAAAGGAATGAAAACATCTGAGACAGTACAATTAATGaccacaaaaacatatttttaaaagaaagccATACAAATTTTCTTAATACAGGGCATGGCATGGATGGACAGCTATTCCCTTCTTTACCACAGTCCATGGGTGGGTATGGTCTATGATGAGCAAACTTATGAAGCAATTATATCATGAAAATAAACCTGTAAGTGATCTCATGAAACACCTCACCTATGCAATGATTGTTGCATGGCTGTAAAATTATAATGTGAAACTCAACATGGCTTGACAATGCAGATTTAAACAGCTATAGAATATCTGGTCAAGCACCATTCACCACAGAGTGGGATCAAATAATGAGCATTAATAAACAGGAAAAgctacaatgaaaaataaaaataagaaaaaaatgtatccaGTCAAAGTCTCAATGAATTCTCATATTCTAGAATGGCTAAAGATGGAAGACAATAACCTGAGGGGAAGAAAACCATGATCCAATGCAAATAGTGAGAGACAAATGTATCATGGGTAGTCCACATGTTCAATTGACGATGTACCTCCAAAAGACAATGAAGATGAAACCCTAATGAATAGGTAAGGTGTTAAAGTGGGTGAGAAGACAATTAGAACATAGTATGGAAGGAAGACGATAAAGAGAAAGACGCCAACTAAATGAAGAGCCAAATGCAACTGGAAAAGGAGAAGGAATATGAACAGAGGAAGTTTGCCAAAGAAGAAAGAGAAAGAGGTtgacaacacaaaacaaaaccaTGCAAGTAATATAACAGAAAAGAGTACACACAGGACTTAGCAGTTTATCTGTATCAGAATGAGGATAAAGGTATGAAATGGAAGGAAGAGAAAGCAGCCAAATGGGAAAGTTATCCTCACAAGCCACAGAACTTTTAGGGGGAAAAATAATCCCAGAAAGGAAATGATATGTAGATGGATAAAGAGTACGAGAAATGTTAATGGTACGTAAACAGACCATTGACATTCATCCATAGGTGAATAGAGggactgaaaaaaaatataaggGAAGGAGAAACAAGGAACACTGAAAGAGTGGTTTGAATGGAGGCAAAGTGAGGCAGGTCAGGACCACATTAATATCCCCTTCTAGATGAAACACATCCACAGATAAAGTGTAAGATAGATAAATACCTGTGggataaaaagaaaaagaaaggtgTGGAACAGGATTGTGTGAAAATCTAAGATCAAGGAGACTGAAGACTCCCGATCTAAAAGTCAAAAGAAGAAATCTGCATGACAAAGAAACAGTGGCTTGATCAGAGGAAAACTTTGGACTCAAAAACCAACAATGGAAAAATTCCATTTGCACTAAAAAAACTTCCTTGCAGGAATAGCAAATGGAACAAGCTATAAAAGAGGTTAACCATCAAGAGAAGATGGATCATTTTGCTAATGACTAGAGGAAAGCTAAGCATGAAGATGGAGGACTGAAAGGTCTGAATGAAACCTCTGTGGCTAAGAGTGATGAAGAAGGAATGGAGACAAAGAAGATAACCCATAATCTTCCAGTTGATCAACCCACACTCCCACCCCTGAAGGGATGCATCCTATGAATTATATCTAACCATCAGCACCAACTGAGAACAAGAGCAGAAGGAGGAGTAATAAGAGTCAATGAAGGATGCCTACAAAATTCCACTGGTCATGAAAAGTCTGCGAGAGTCCACATACAAGCCAGACCTAAGGGGTTAGAACCACCATGGAAGATCATGTCTCCAAAATCAATAGAACTTCGCAAGCTGTAAGCAAACTTAAAATCCTATTAAATGAAGTCGAGGAGAAAAAAGGCAGGTTCAACTAAGATgtgtgtagaaaaataaaaacaaccaaatgGACAAGATATTGGATAATTTGCAGAAAGGGCTTCTACAACTTGATTAACAGCTCATTACAGCCACTTAAAGGATCAGCCAATAAGGGTAATAGGCAGACCACTGTTCAGAAAGAGTGAACAGTAGCCATATGATCAAACAAAAAGAGGTAATGCAATTTGAAAGCACATAACTAATGAGCTAATGCTCTGCATGCCTGACAAAACAAAGAGGGCCAAAACAAGTCCAGAGGACAGTGCTCAAAAGAGAGAAACCATCCTGTAGAGAATAAACCAAAGAGAAAATTGTGAGTGATGAAATATCAGGATATGCAAATAATCATTCATGACATTCCTCTTTGTCATCtgtaaacctgaaaaaaaaaccaaaaaaacctaAGGTTGAGAAATGACTCCAAGGTAATATGAAGCAGATTGAAAATCAGAATGAGATGAAACAAACCTAGTACAGGCTACCAGTCTGCAGTTTGATGCAAGGACAACTAACAGTCTGGAATAAAAACCTGAAAGAAAATGACAAACAGGTGAAATAGCctacaaaaacagaaaattttgtaCTGCCTTGAATAGGTGCAAACTGATGGCAGGATCCAAAAACAATCTATCCATATCACACCTAATTGATGAGATCACAACAGTACCTGACCATCAATTTTcactgaaaaattacaaaaaaaaactttttaataaaggTACAGTGTAATAAGGTTTTGAAAAACAGTACCTATTCTTTATGTAGATATCATAACTTTCAACAACACTTAGTAAACTGGGGTTCTTACCATGGTAACTTCATCTTGATGTTCTTCATATGCAGTTCTCTTCCTGTTCAGTAGTGGATCGAGACACATCAAGAATAACATGTAGACTACTAACACAGAAATAGCCCATATAATGATAATCACCACTACctagcaaaacaacaacaacgttttaATTGAGATTTTGTATTTCAATTGGTTCCAAGTTTATTAAACACTAATATTAATTCACATCAACTTACAAAACGCATTTCATTGCTTAGAGTAttgaatgtaaaatatatctataaatggaCATGCTATGATTAACTGGGTTCACCTACACAGTGACACTTTTATGTGGTTTTTATGGTAATTGGAGAAAAgtgttaatgttaatatttaacaatCTATCACATTATGATTTCTCAAAGCAAGATGAGTAGgactaaaaataatacttttttagttgtttattatGAAAGAGTAATATAATATTGAAGATTTAGGATATATATAGCAGGAGTTCTGCACTTAGTATTACTATATTAATCTATTAAACAAACTAAGTGGCTTAATAGGTTTCCCTTCATATGTTATATTTGTACAcatggaattattttatttaaaaaaaaatagaacctGAACTACAACCTGCGAGTTGAAATCTCAACTGTACCTTGAAAATTCAACACTTTTTgtacaaaatgtaacataaacCCCTAGTAAAGCAGTCaccataaaacatatttatgttacatGAAAACCCAAAACTTAATCAAAAACCAAACACTCTGTTAGAATAGcaaatatatattacagaaaattaatactgatattactgatttttatttttcagttaaccTTTTATTttggagaacagtcaccttcccacaactgtctgcaggcagtgaagaatgatatagatgtgggaaaTTGTGAGCTTAAGCACcaacatcttgctctcctaactTCTATTTCTATTGCCActcttctattttatttctttatgtgaaacttgcaaatggaggttaagagtGAAACATGATGTATCCCCACTGCTACATGGGTCCAACTTCTGCAGCCACCTACaaatctagggtacattttatattccacatcatagcttgtaccctgggatcattttaattagtgcagcattttttattattttttaatttatttttgtgtttgcttgtttttaggttatggcaaactatatatacacacacacacattacagaGAAGAATCATACTAGCACCAGATGCAAGCTCGGCACTGAACATCTAAAGAGAAAATCTTgtgcataaaagaaaaaaaaaattgcaatgtAAATTGGAAGAGAATAGACAAAAACAACTACTAGAATTTCACATTTAGGTCTGGCTTAcctttgtatatatacatatttaaacagTGTCAATGTTACTATGTAAAATCTAAGAGTCACAACAAGCAAATGAAGTCAACTGGAAGTATTTTCTAAAAGGTTTTGTTCTCGAAAGGCAGAAACCTATAACAAAACATGGTAATTGAAAGGCTAATATTCTACCTGAAAACTGACACTAGACTGGTGAAGGCTGaagttttatgacattttatttcacttttgtcTATAGAGGCTTGAAGTTTGGAAATTTACAATGTTTATTTCTCATGTCTGCAAGGTAaagttaagtaatataatattaatttggcCACCAAATTCtagaaaaatagttaaaattatttaaacattatatgtttaatgtgttctTCTCATTGTATATGTTTAACTCTTCATTACAATTGTTTTCAGTCTCCTTTTTAACAGGCAAAACATTTCTAAAGTGAGCaccacatttaaaaaataaaaatcactcaCTCTAATAGTAGTGGTGTTTCTACTCTCATATCTGCATTCACAACGTGGACAAAATTCTTTCTCTCTATTCTTCACATCATCACCAGTTTGTGAGAGCACAACTCCATCACAATTACTGAAAATGAAATAGagaacaattaaaatttatacaaGTTAGCTGGAAAAGCAGGAATTTGATTTTCtttcaaagctgcacaatggactatctatactGTATCCAATATGAGCATTAAACCTTGAATTCTCAAATCAGGAACCTTACGCTAACCACTGAGTCATGGAGGACTGCATTTGATTTCAATAATCACATGCAAAATTGAATCAAATTaagatacaatacataaaaagaCAATCAGATAGAATAACTAAACTGAAAAAGAGGAGGGGttgaaaaaaattgagaaaaatataaatgcatCCATTTTGACAGATAATCTGATTTTCAGAAGTATTAACTCAGTTTATGGGTATTAGAATTTGCCAATATCATGACATCAGAAAAGCACGTAGGTTCAATAAGCCTTGAACCAAAATTATAATAACCATATAACCCAAGTGctttctgaagaagaaatgtCCATCTATTAAAAGTGCTTGGATAATATAATTTGACAAAGGATGGGGTGGCATTATGTGGCAAGTGAGGGATCATCATTCAATAACAACTGATGATGTTATT from Tachypleus tridentatus isolate NWPU-2018 chromosome 1, ASM421037v1, whole genome shotgun sequence harbors:
- the LOC143223185 gene encoding uncharacterized protein CG1161-like — encoded protein: MKSACFTIVFVICILLSSNAYKALGQYSDVRCKCVCPSTEVVNGTKTERKLYIGNVPPGDCNCDGVVLSQTGDDVKNREKEFCPRCECRYESRNTTTIRVVVIIIIWAISVLVVYMLFLMCLDPLLNRKRTAYEEHQDEVTMEEPVPPVVQPQPTTSTVFNRVGQQQDKWKRQVQEQRRHIYDRHTMLN